A region of Leptidea sinapis chromosome 4, ilLepSina1.1, whole genome shotgun sequence DNA encodes the following proteins:
- the LOC126979895 gene encoding kelch-like protein diablo, with the protein MGEGASPGGVGGGGGARLSHTSEKHPRAILGELSALRRHRELCDVVLNVANRKLFAHRVILSACSPYFRAMFTGELAESRATEVTIRDVDEHAMEQLIEFCYTAHIIVEESNVQALLPAACLLQLQEIQDVCCEFLKRQLDCSNCLGIRAFADTHSCRELLRIADKFTQQNFPEVMESEEFLLLPASQLIDIVSSDELNVRSEEQTFQAVMSWVKYNVAERRQHLAQVLQHVRLPLLSPKFLVGTVSSELLIRSDDACRDLLDEAKNYLLLPQERPLMQGPRTRPRKPTRRGEVLFAVGGWCSGDAIASVERFEPSTGEWKMVAPMSKRRCGVGVAVLQELLYAVGGHDGQSYLNSIERYDPQTNQWCGAVAPTSSCRTSVGVAVLEGALYAVGGQDGVQCLNHVERYDPKDNRWTKVAAMTTRRLGVAVAVLGGYLYAVGGSDGQSPLNTVERYDPRANKWTSVASMSTRRKHLGCAVFDGQIYAVGGRDDCTELSSAERYEPSTDTWSPVVAMTSRRSGVGLAVLNGQLYAVGGFDGTAYLKSIEVYDPESNQWRLCGAMNYRRLGGGVGVMRAPHHDNHYIWNRKDSVV; encoded by the exons ATGGGCGAGGGAGCGTCACCAGGCGGGGTCGGTGGCGGCGGCGGTGCCCGCCTCTCCCACACATCAGAAAAGCACCCCCGAGCAATTCTCGGTGAGCTCTCTGCTCTGAGGCGACATAGAGAGCTCTGTGATGTTGTGCTCAATGTTGCGAACAGGAAACTCTTTGCTCACAG AGTTATCCTGTCAGCATGCAGTCCATACTTTCGAGCGATGTTTACTGGCGAGCTGGCGGAGTCGCGTGCCACCGAGGTCACAATTCGCGACGTGGATGAGCACGCAATGGAGCAGCTCATCGAGTTCTGTTACACTGCTCACATTATCGTGGAGGAGAGCAATGTGCAG GCGCTGCTTCCTGCCGCGTGCTTGCTACAACTGCAGGAGATCCAAGACGTTTGCTGCGAGTTCCTCAAGCGGCAACTGGACTGTTCCAATTGTCTTGGTATCCGCGCCTTTGCCGACACACACTCTTGCCGAGAACTGCTCAGGATCGCGGACAAGTTCACGCAACAGAACTTTCCAgag GTCATGGAGAGTGAAGAGTTCCTACTGCTGCCCGCGTCGCAGCTGATAGACATAGTGTCCTCGGATGAGCTCAACGTGCGCTCGGAGGAGCAGACCTTCCAGGCAGTCATGTCCTGGGTCAAGTACAATGTCGCCGAACGGCGGCAGCATCTCGCTCAG GTTCTTCAGCATGTCCGTCTACCGTTGCTTAGTCCCAAGTTCCTGGTGGGCACAGTGTCCTCGGAACTCCTCATCAGATCCGATGATGCCTGCCGGGATCTGTTAGATGAAGCCAAAAACTACCTGCTACTTCCACAAGAAAGGCCGCTCATGCAAGGACCCCGGACGCGACCCAGAAAACCCACCAGAAGAG GAGAGGTGTTATTCGCGGTGGGAGGTTGGTGCTCCGGAGACGCCATCGCCAGCGTGGAGCGCTTCGAGCCCAGTACGGGCGAGTGGAAGATGGTGGCTCCCATGTCCAAACGGCGGTGTGGAGTAGGCGTGGCCGTGCTGCAGGAGCTGCTGTACGCGGTGGGAGGCCACGACGGACAAAGCTACCTCAACAGCATCGAGCGGTATGACCCGCAGACCAATCAG TGGTGCGGCGCGGTCGCTCCCACATCGTCGTGCCGCACGTCGGTGGGCGTGGCCGTACTGGAGGGGGCTCTGTACGCGGTGGGGGGACAAGATGGCGTGCAGTGCCTCAACCACGTGGAGCGATATGATCCCAAGGACAACCGCTGGACCAAG GTGGCAGCTATGACGACCCGGCGGCTCGGTGTGGCCGTAGCGGTACTGGGAGGCTACCTGTATGCCGTGGGGGGCTCCGACGGACAGTCGCCGCTCAACACG GTGGAGCGTTACGACCCCCGCGCGAACAAATGGACGTCGGTAGCGTCTATGTCGACGCGACGCAAACACCTTGGCTGCGCCGTGTTCGACGGACAGATCTACGCAGTGGGCGGACGCGACGACTGCACCGAACTATCCTCCGCCGAACG ATACGAGCCATCGACGGACACGTGGTCGCCGGTGGTGGCGATGACGTCACGGCGCAGCGGGGTGGGTCTGGCGGTGCTCAACGGACAGCTGTACGCCGTGGGGGGCTTCGACGGTACCGCCTACCTCAAGTCTATCGAG GTGTACGACCCGGAGTCGAACCAGTGGCGGCTGTGTGGTGCCATGAACTACCGGCGACTTGGAGGCGGAGTGGGTGTGATGCGCGCTCCGCACCATGACAATCACTATATATG GAACAGGAAAGACTCGGTGGTGTGA